A single region of the Neotabrizicola shimadae genome encodes:
- a CDS encoding leucyl aminopeptidase family protein, with amino-acid sequence MTPAFAPDSPDARNLHVIAPDRLDDWLAAAPPHWAGWLKATGFEAGYGETRLLPGADGVEAAVVGLGSAQARRRLRFGLAKAVASLPQGDWRLTGDMTPEERSEAALGWLMAGYRFDRYRPGKAEKPQPRLVAPEGVDAARLEAMAAGEFLTRDLVNTPSADMGPDELEAAFRALAARFGAEVEAVKGEALEAGFPMVHAVGRASDRAPRILSMTWGTGPKLTLVGKGVCFDTGGLNIKPTSGMHLMKKDMGGAATVLGLAKMIMTLALPVRLRVIVPMVENAISGRALRPRDILTSRKGLTVEVNDTDAEGRLILGDALAWADEEAPDLLVSMATLTGSARVAVGPDLAPYYATEDAVAAALEAGAKAGFDPVWRLPFWDAYETMIEPGIADLDNCPPGSFAGSVTAALFLRRFVSCPRYLHFDIYAHAPAELPGRTKGGTGQGARAVLSALPALMGV; translated from the coding sequence ATGACACCCGCCTTCGCCCCCGACAGCCCCGATGCCCGCAACCTGCATGTCATTGCCCCCGACAGGCTGGACGACTGGCTTGCCGCTGCCCCGCCGCATTGGGCGGGCTGGCTGAAGGCGACCGGGTTCGAGGCGGGATACGGCGAGACGCGGCTTCTGCCCGGCGCGGACGGCGTGGAGGCGGCGGTCGTGGGCCTGGGCAGCGCGCAGGCGCGGCGGCGGTTGCGGTTCGGGCTTGCGAAGGCCGTGGCGTCGCTGCCGCAAGGCGACTGGCGGCTGACGGGCGATATGACGCCCGAAGAGCGGAGCGAGGCGGCGCTTGGCTGGCTGATGGCGGGCTATCGCTTTGACCGCTATCGCCCCGGCAAGGCCGAGAAACCGCAGCCCCGGCTGGTGGCGCCGGAGGGCGTGGATGCGGCGCGGCTGGAGGCGATGGCGGCGGGCGAGTTCCTGACCCGCGATCTGGTGAACACGCCGTCGGCCGACATGGGGCCGGACGAGTTGGAAGCCGCGTTCCGCGCGCTGGCGGCGCGGTTCGGCGCCGAGGTCGAGGCGGTGAAGGGCGAGGCGCTGGAGGCGGGCTTTCCGATGGTTCATGCCGTGGGCCGCGCGTCGGACCGCGCGCCCCGCATCCTTTCGATGACCTGGGGGACGGGGCCGAAGTTGACGCTGGTGGGCAAGGGCGTGTGCTTTGACACCGGCGGGCTGAACATCAAGCCGACCTCGGGCATGCACCTGATGAAGAAGGACATGGGCGGCGCGGCCACGGTTCTGGGCCTTGCGAAGATGATCATGACGCTGGCGCTGCCGGTGCGTTTGCGCGTGATCGTTCCGATGGTGGAAAACGCCATCTCGGGCCGGGCGCTGCGGCCGCGCGATATCCTGACCAGCCGCAAGGGCCTGACGGTGGAGGTGAACGACACCGATGCCGAGGGGCGGCTGATCCTGGGCGATGCTCTGGCCTGGGCGGACGAAGAGGCGCCGGACCTGCTGGTTTCCATGGCGACGCTGACCGGATCGGCGCGGGTGGCGGTGGGGCCGGACCTTGCGCCCTATTACGCGACCGAAGATGCGGTGGCGGCGGCACTGGAAGCGGGCGCGAAGGCGGGGTTCGACCCGGTCTGGCGCTTGCCGTTCTGGGACGCCTACGAGACCATGATCGAGCCGGGCATCGCCGATCTGGACAACTGCCCGCCGGGCTCTTTCGCCGGATCGGTGACGGCGGCGCTGTTCCTTCGGCGCTTCGTGTCCTGCCCGCGCTATCTGCATTTCGACATCTATGCCCATGCCCCCGCCGAGTTGCCGGGGCGCACGAAGGGCGGCACGGGCCAGGGGGCGCGGGCGGTTCTGTCGGCGCTGCCCGCCCTGATGGGAGTTTGA
- a CDS encoding C40 family peptidase, which produces MDRRDTPFSGRVAHVSLKGRIEAEAFTEGEPALVARPLVNLLTRPGGARDRQLLLGDAVTVIDREGGFAHVMAAKDGYCGWLDAGALETGGAEPTHWVRARASHLYSDAVVQAPEIAALTLGARVAVLETGLGKMGRFARTPHGFVPACHLAALDDRPADVAGVAEMFLGTPYLWGGNSSAGIDCSGLAQAALLACGLACPGDADQQMAVGRALAADEPLRRGDLIFWKGHVAVAVSADRLIHANGATMSVAYEDTAACIARIAAQGEGDVIGRRRP; this is translated from the coding sequence ATGGACCGCCGCGACACGCCGTTTTCGGGCCGGGTGGCTCATGTCTCGCTGAAGGGCCGGATCGAGGCGGAGGCGTTCACCGAGGGCGAGCCGGCGCTGGTGGCGCGGCCCCTGGTGAACCTGCTGACGCGGCCCGGCGGGGCGCGGGACCGCCAGTTGTTGCTTGGCGATGCGGTGACGGTGATCGACCGCGAGGGCGGCTTTGCCCATGTGATGGCGGCGAAGGACGGCTATTGCGGCTGGCTGGACGCGGGCGCGCTGGAAACCGGCGGGGCGGAGCCCACACATTGGGTGCGGGCGCGGGCCTCGCACCTGTATTCCGACGCGGTGGTGCAGGCGCCCGAGATCGCTGCCTTGACGCTTGGGGCGCGGGTGGCGGTTCTGGAAACCGGGCTTGGCAAGATGGGCCGGTTCGCGCGGACGCCGCACGGGTTTGTTCCGGCCTGTCATCTGGCGGCGCTGGACGACCGGCCCGCCGATGTGGCCGGCGTGGCCGAGATGTTCCTGGGCACGCCCTATCTGTGGGGCGGCAATTCCAGCGCGGGGATCGACTGTTCGGGCCTGGCGCAGGCCGCGCTGCTGGCCTGCGGGCTGGCCTGCCCTGGCGATGCCGACCAGCAGATGGCGGTGGGCCGGGCGCTGGCGGCAGACGAGCCGCTGCGGCGGGGCGACCTGATCTTCTGGAAGGGGCATGTTGCCGTGGCGGTCAGCGCGGACCGGCTGATCCATGCCAACGGGGCCACGATGTCGGTGGCTTACGAGGACACGGCGGCCTGCATCGCGCGCATCGCGGCGCAGGGCGAAGGCGATGTGATCGGGCGGCGGCGGCCCTGA
- a CDS encoding Hint domain-containing protein: MTPSGGMTGQGASAGRPGDWIMLSGMGRPTASPVEVMEHGTLVVEVALPLTRSALILDHRSLAGWPRALSLMLEPAGLVVTHLQGRSLMRHILPGPLPGGEGIGRVSFAWDAPLRLWTLRYEIAGRPEMALAASGAEVMPPLLADLLDLCAGQAPARHHAAVLWTGLSGGVGVPEARPWIGLRCPVETPVGPVAAGLLRPGDTVVTADTGLREVRAVRRVVVPARGSLAPVLLRAPYFGLMSDLQVGADQHVLCEDVAVEYLFGEDRVLVRAGDLADGLRALPDRRRAIAQGVEIDLGAEALVMCDGVALSSAAAARDRWGRAIRRLDRHEAQALAGLRRTRGRNLAA; this comes from the coding sequence ATGACGCCATCCGGCGGCATGACAGGACAAGGCGCATCGGCGGGCAGGCCGGGCGACTGGATCATGCTGTCCGGCATGGGGCGCCCCACGGCTTCGCCTGTGGAGGTGATGGAGCATGGGACGCTTGTCGTGGAGGTGGCGCTGCCGTTGACGCGATCGGCGCTGATCCTCGACCATCGGAGCCTCGCGGGATGGCCGCGCGCGCTTTCCCTGATGCTGGAGCCGGCGGGACTGGTTGTGACCCATTTGCAGGGCCGCAGCCTGATGCGCCACATCCTTCCAGGGCCGCTGCCAGGCGGCGAGGGGATTGGTCGCGTCAGCTTTGCCTGGGACGCGCCGCTTCGTCTGTGGACGCTGCGCTACGAGATCGCGGGGCGGCCCGAGATGGCATTGGCGGCGAGCGGTGCCGAGGTCATGCCGCCTCTGTTGGCCGACCTTCTGGACCTGTGTGCCGGACAGGCCCCGGCGCGCCATCACGCCGCTGTCCTGTGGACAGGGCTTTCCGGCGGGGTCGGGGTACCCGAAGCGCGGCCCTGGATCGGATTGCGCTGCCCGGTGGAAACGCCGGTCGGACCGGTGGCGGCGGGCCTCTTGCGGCCGGGCGACACGGTCGTGACGGCGGACACCGGCCTGCGCGAGGTGCGGGCGGTGCGCCGGGTCGTGGTGCCGGCGCGGGGCAGTCTGGCGCCGGTGCTTCTGCGGGCGCCCTATTTCGGGTTGATGTCAGACCTGCAGGTGGGCGCTGACCAGCATGTGCTGTGCGAGGATGTGGCGGTCGAATACCTGTTCGGCGAGGATCGCGTCCTGGTGCGGGCCGGCGACCTTGCGGATGGCCTGCGCGCGCTGCCGGACCGGCGGCGCGCTATCGCGCAGGGGGTCGAGATCGACCTGGGTGCCGAGGCGCTGGTGATGTGCGACGGGGTGGCGCTGAGTTCTGCTGCCGCAGCGCGTGACCGGTGGGGCCGCGCGATCCGTCGGCTGGACCGGCACGAGGCGCAGGCGCTTGCGGGGCTGCGCCGGACGCGGGGACGAAACCTGGCGGCTTGA
- the dapE gene encoding succinyl-diaminopimelate desuccinylase — translation MSHAPVDPVALTADLIRCPSVTPEEAGALVLLEQVLADAGFDCTRVDRGVTSNLYARWGKKGANRAFGFNGHTDVVPVGDRAKWTRDPFGAEVVDGWMYGRGATDMKSGVAAFVAAAVDFVRQTPPDGAVVLAITGDEEGDATDGTVALLDWMAANGERMTHCLVGEPTCPETLGDMMKIGRRGSMTAWFTVTGVQGHSAYPHRAKNPLHALVSLMHRLTAEPLDEGTDHFDASTLQITTVDCGNPATNVIPAEARGTVNIRFNDLHSGESLTARLRAEADRVEAETGVKIAMAVQVSGESFVTPPGELSEMVARAVTVETGVTPQLSTSGGTSDARFVKDHCPVVEFGLVGKTMHAVDERVEVEQIRRLKAIYGRILRDYFA, via the coding sequence ATGTCCCACGCCCCCGTCGATCCCGTCGCCCTGACCGCAGACCTGATCCGCTGTCCTTCGGTCACGCCCGAGGAAGCGGGTGCTTTGGTCTTGCTGGAACAGGTGCTTGCCGATGCCGGCTTCGACTGCACTCGGGTCGACCGGGGGGTGACCTCGAACCTCTATGCCCGATGGGGCAAGAAGGGCGCGAACCGCGCCTTCGGCTTCAATGGCCACACCGACGTGGTGCCGGTGGGCGACCGTGCGAAATGGACCCGCGATCCCTTCGGTGCAGAGGTGGTGGACGGCTGGATGTATGGCCGCGGCGCCACCGACATGAAATCCGGCGTGGCGGCCTTCGTGGCGGCGGCGGTGGACTTTGTCCGCCAGACACCGCCGGATGGAGCGGTGGTGCTGGCGATCACGGGGGATGAAGAGGGAGACGCGACCGATGGGACGGTCGCGCTTCTGGACTGGATGGCCGCCAATGGCGAGCGGATGACGCATTGCCTGGTGGGCGAGCCGACATGCCCCGAGACCCTGGGCGACATGATGAAGATCGGGCGCAGGGGCTCGATGACCGCGTGGTTCACAGTGACCGGGGTGCAGGGCCATTCGGCCTATCCTCACCGGGCGAAGAACCCGCTGCATGCGCTGGTAAGCCTGATGCACCGGCTGACGGCCGAGCCGTTGGATGAAGGGACGGACCACTTCGACGCCTCGACCCTGCAGATCACGACCGTCGACTGCGGCAATCCGGCGACCAATGTGATCCCGGCGGAAGCCAGGGGCACGGTGAACATCCGGTTCAACGACCTTCATTCGGGCGAGAGCCTGACGGCGCGGCTGCGGGCCGAGGCGGATCGGGTGGAGGCGGAAACCGGGGTGAAGATCGCGATGGCGGTGCAGGTCTCGGGCGAGAGCTTCGTAACGCCGCCGGGGGAGTTGTCGGAGATGGTGGCCAGGGCTGTAACGGTGGAGACGGGGGTCACGCCGCAGCTGTCCACCTCGGGCGGGACCTCGGATGCGCGGTTCGTGAAGGATCATTGCCCGGTGGTGGAGTTCGGGCTGGTGGGCAAGACCATGCATGCCGTGGACGAGCGGGTGGAAGTGGAGCAGATCCGCCGGCTGAAGGCGATCTATGGCCGCATCCTGCGGGACTATTTCGCGTGA
- a CDS encoding GNAT family N-acetyltransferase codes for MRLEIGLTGDLEACLAIRRVVFIEEQGVSLADEVDGRDGEAEHLLALLDGAPVGTARMLVDGETGKIGRVAVLAGARGRGIGAALIRAAVERLRERGLKVAKLGAQTHAVGFYEGLGFTAFGPVYEDAGIPHRDMKLGL; via the coding sequence GTGAGGCTGGAGATCGGGCTGACCGGCGACCTTGAGGCCTGCCTGGCGATCCGGCGGGTGGTGTTCATCGAGGAGCAGGGGGTGAGCCTGGCCGACGAGGTGGACGGGCGCGACGGGGAGGCCGAGCATCTGCTGGCCCTGCTGGACGGGGCGCCGGTGGGCACGGCTCGGATGCTGGTCGATGGGGAGACGGGCAAGATCGGGCGGGTCGCCGTCCTGGCCGGGGCGCGGGGCCGCGGCATCGGGGCGGCCCTGATCCGGGCCGCGGTGGAGCGGCTGAGGGAGCGGGGGCTGAAGGTGGCCAAGCTGGGGGCGCAGACCCATGCGGTGGGGTTCTACGAGGGGCTGGGCTTCACGGCCTTCGGGCCGGTCTATGAGGATGCGGGCATCCCGCACCGGGACATGAAGCTGGGGCTGTGA
- a CDS encoding GcvT family protein — protein sequence MKTHVKALVVGGGAVGTGIAYHLAKAGWDTMLVERDELTSGSTWHAAGLLPLFNMSYATTHIHKYSVDFYKGLEAETGLNPGFYVVGNLRMAQRQERMDEYMLYSSVAETAGVYHEFLTPKEIKDRWPLVRTEDLIGALYHPQDGYINPADVTQAMAKGARQLGATIERRIQVDGYFWTGDEWIVTCRRMEEKGGMLLPSEDSFTIHAEHVVTATGNHAQRTAKLLGIKIPAIPVEHQYIVTEPDPALVEWRKTNPQHPVLRDADAKWYVREERGGWILGPYEVGAPARFEYAVPDSFRADLFPLDLERIEGEYMSFIHRIPSSETVGLKDDYNGPICYTPDGNPLVGPAPGLRNMWLAEGFSFGITAAGGTGYYLAQMMVNGEAEIDMASLDPKRFGGWMTTEYAARKNEECYNHVFILHHPDEEREACRPLRTAPAYDRQKEMGAQFGQVNGWERPNYYGPKDAPSNFDHDSRSFRRGAWWPHAVEEAKAIRETAGIIDASAFTKHLVRGPGATAFLDWLTCNKLPNVGRINLTYALTDAGTVRTEYTIVRLKENEYYLISAGAWTAYDADWLMKSAQDFMAMDGGHIDVHDITTQWGVYALAGPNSRAILAEIVKDADPATVLGNKRFPWLSYRDIELGMCPVRAVRVAYTGELGWELHYPIEFGRYLWDLIWSVGEKHGLKGVGARAQNWLRQEKSYRAFGNELGRDATPLEAALDRFVDMGKEFRGKQAVIDTGVRAKCCTLLIDGPSDTDPWGKEALLLDGQKVGRLTSGGYSVAFGKQIGMGYVRPDLAEPGTKLKVKIQLKEWDAVVTEDSPFDPKNARIRVDG from the coding sequence ATGAAAACCCATGTCAAAGCCCTTGTCGTCGGCGGCGGCGCCGTTGGCACCGGGATCGCCTATCACCTGGCCAAGGCGGGCTGGGATACGATGCTGGTCGAACGCGACGAGCTGACCTCGGGCTCCACCTGGCACGCTGCCGGGCTCCTGCCGCTCTTCAACATGAGCTACGCGACCACCCACATCCACAAGTACTCGGTCGATTTCTACAAGGGGCTGGAGGCTGAAACCGGCCTGAACCCCGGCTTCTATGTCGTGGGCAACCTGCGCATGGCGCAGCGCCAGGAACGGATGGACGAATACATGCTGTATTCGTCGGTGGCCGAAACCGCCGGGGTGTACCACGAATTCCTGACACCGAAGGAAATCAAGGACCGCTGGCCGCTGGTGCGCACCGAAGACCTGATCGGCGCGCTCTATCACCCGCAGGACGGCTACATCAATCCGGCCGATGTCACGCAGGCCATGGCCAAGGGCGCGCGGCAACTCGGCGCCACCATCGAACGCCGCATCCAGGTGGACGGCTACTTCTGGACCGGCGACGAATGGATCGTCACCTGCCGGCGGATGGAGGAAAAGGGCGGGATGCTTCTGCCCTCGGAAGACAGCTTCACCATCCATGCCGAACATGTCGTCACCGCCACTGGCAACCATGCGCAGCGCACCGCGAAACTGCTGGGCATCAAGATCCCGGCGATCCCGGTCGAACACCAGTATATCGTGACAGAGCCCGATCCGGCCCTGGTGGAATGGCGCAAGACCAACCCGCAGCACCCCGTTCTGCGCGATGCCGATGCCAAGTGGTATGTCCGCGAGGAACGCGGCGGCTGGATTCTCGGCCCCTATGAAGTGGGCGCCCCGGCGCGGTTCGAATATGCCGTGCCCGACAGCTTCCGCGCCGACCTCTTCCCGCTGGATCTGGAGCGGATCGAAGGGGAATACATGTCCTTCATCCACCGGATTCCCTCGTCCGAAACCGTGGGTCTGAAGGACGATTACAACGGCCCGATCTGCTATACCCCCGACGGCAACCCGCTGGTCGGCCCGGCGCCGGGCCTGCGCAACATGTGGCTGGCGGAAGGCTTCTCCTTCGGCATCACCGCCGCGGGCGGCACCGGCTACTACCTCGCGCAGATGATGGTGAACGGCGAGGCCGAGATCGACATGGCCAGCCTTGACCCCAAGCGGTTCGGCGGCTGGATGACCACCGAATACGCGGCCCGCAAGAACGAGGAATGCTACAACCACGTCTTCATCCTGCACCACCCGGACGAGGAACGCGAAGCCTGCCGCCCCCTGCGCACCGCGCCCGCCTATGACCGGCAGAAAGAGATGGGCGCGCAGTTCGGCCAGGTGAACGGCTGGGAACGCCCCAACTACTATGGTCCGAAGGACGCGCCGTCGAACTTCGACCATGACAGCCGGTCCTTCCGCCGTGGCGCCTGGTGGCCCCATGCCGTGGAAGAGGCCAAGGCGATCCGCGAAACCGCTGGCATCATCGACGCCTCGGCCTTCACGAAGCATCTGGTGCGCGGCCCCGGCGCGACCGCTTTCCTCGACTGGCTGACCTGCAACAAGCTGCCGAATGTCGGCCGCATCAACCTGACCTATGCGCTGACCGATGCCGGCACGGTGCGGACGGAATACACCATCGTGCGGCTCAAGGAGAACGAGTACTACCTCATCTCCGCCGGGGCATGGACGGCCTACGATGCCGACTGGCTGATGAAATCCGCACAGGATTTCATGGCAATGGATGGCGGGCACATCGACGTCCATGACATCACCACGCAATGGGGTGTCTATGCGCTGGCCGGCCCGAACAGCCGCGCCATCCTGGCCGAGATCGTGAAGGATGCCGATCCTGCCACCGTTCTTGGCAACAAGCGCTTCCCCTGGCTGTCGTACCGCGATATTGAACTGGGCATGTGCCCGGTCCGCGCCGTTCGCGTGGCCTATACCGGCGAACTGGGCTGGGAACTGCACTATCCCATCGAGTTTGGCCGCTATCTCTGGGACCTGATCTGGTCGGTGGGTGAAAAGCACGGGCTCAAGGGCGTGGGCGCGCGCGCCCAGAACTGGCTACGTCAGGAAAAGTCCTACCGCGCCTTCGGCAACGAGTTGGGCCGCGACGCAACGCCCCTGGAAGCCGCGCTCGACCGCTTTGTCGACATGGGCAAGGAATTCCGTGGCAAGCAGGCGGTGATCGACACCGGCGTGCGCGCCAAGTGCTGCACGCTCCTGATCGACGGCCCGTCGGATACCGACCCCTGGGGCAAGGAGGCGCTCCTGCTCGATGGCCAGAAGGTCGGCCGCCTGACCTCGGGCGGCTACTCGGTGGCTTTCGGCAAGCAGATCGGCATGGGCTATGTCCGCCCCGATCTGGCCGAGCCGGGCACGAAGCTGAAGGTCAAGATCCAGCTCAAGGAATGGGATGCGGTGGTGACGGAGGACAGCCCCTTCGACCCGAAGAACGCCCGCATCCGCGTGGACGGCTGA
- a CDS encoding DUF2794 domain-containing protein, translated as MTVQSPTPFPLSPHLDDQVSFDRRELALILSVYGRMVALGEWRDYGLSCLRDRAIFSIFRRTAETPLYRVEKHPRLRLRQGMYAVVGMDGQVLRRGHDLGAVLKVLERKLIRPVGPD; from the coding sequence ATGACGGTCCAGTCGCCGACCCCCTTCCCGCTGTCCCCGCACCTGGATGATCAGGTCAGCTTCGACCGCCGCGAGCTTGCGCTGATCCTGTCGGTCTATGGCCGGATGGTGGCGCTTGGCGAATGGCGCGACTATGGCCTGTCCTGCCTGCGCGACCGTGCGATCTTCTCGATCTTCCGCCGCACGGCGGAAACGCCGCTGTATCGCGTTGAAAAGCACCCCCGCTTGCGGCTGCGCCAAGGCATGTATGCCGTGGTCGGCATGGATGGCCAGGTGCTGCGCCGTGGCCATGACCTCGGTGCCGTGCTCAAGGTACTGGAACGCAAGCTCATCCGTCCCGTCGGGCCGGACTGA
- a CDS encoding NADP-dependent malic enzyme: MSRPKITPEEALAYHLDPRPGKYDIVPSKPMATQRDLSLAYSPGVAVPVQAIADRPETAYDYTVKGNTVAVVSNGTAILGLGNLGALASKPVMEGKAVLFKRFADVNAIDIELATEDPDEIIQAVKLMSPTFGGINLEDIKAPECFIIESRLKEICDIPVFHDDQHGTAVICAAGLINALELTGKKIQDVKIVLNGAGAAGIACLELLKSMGARHDNCIMCDTKGVIWQGRTEGMNQWKSAHAVKTEARTLEEAMVGADVFLGVSAKGAVTPEMVARMAENPVIFAMANPDPEITPEEAHAVRPDAIVATGRSDYPNQVNNVLGFPYLFRGALDIHARAINDEMKAACAQALAKLAREDVPDEVAMAYGRKLAFGRDYIIPTPFDPRLIHVIPPAVAKAGMDTGVARRPIIDLKAYEQSLKARMDPTASILQGIHARARQAQARMIFAEGDDPRVLRAAVAYQRAGLGKALVVGRDQDVREKLESVGLADAMRELEIVNAANTRHLDAYKDFLYSRLQRKGHDRQDIHRLAARDRHVFSALMLAHGHGDGLVTGATRKSAYVLSLINHVFDASAADGAVGVTALLHKGRIVLIADTLVQEWPEPEDLANIATAAARVARNLGLEPRVAFVSFSTFGYPVSERATKMHDAPRVLDGRRVDFEYEGEMTVDVALNPEIMAQYPFCRLTGPANILVVPARHSASISVKLMQEMAGATVIGPILTGVTKPIQICSVNSTVNDILNMAVMAACRVG; the protein is encoded by the coding sequence ATGTCTCGCCCCAAGATCACGCCCGAAGAGGCGCTTGCCTATCACCTGGACCCCCGCCCCGGCAAATACGACATCGTGCCGTCGAAGCCGATGGCGACTCAGCGCGACCTTTCGCTGGCCTATTCGCCCGGCGTGGCCGTGCCGGTGCAGGCGATCGCCGACCGGCCCGAGACGGCCTATGACTATACCGTCAAGGGCAACACCGTGGCGGTGGTGTCGAACGGCACGGCGATCCTGGGGCTTGGCAACCTTGGCGCGCTCGCCTCGAAGCCGGTGATGGAGGGCAAGGCGGTGCTGTTCAAGCGCTTTGCCGATGTGAACGCCATCGACATCGAGTTGGCGACCGAGGACCCGGACGAGATCATCCAGGCGGTGAAGCTGATGTCGCCAACCTTTGGCGGCATTAACCTCGAGGACATCAAGGCGCCGGAATGCTTCATCATCGAGAGCCGGCTGAAGGAGATCTGCGACATCCCGGTGTTCCACGACGACCAGCACGGCACGGCGGTGATCTGCGCGGCCGGGCTGATCAACGCGCTGGAGCTGACGGGCAAGAAAATTCAGGACGTGAAGATCGTGCTGAACGGCGCGGGTGCGGCGGGGATCGCCTGCCTGGAGCTGTTGAAGAGCATGGGCGCGCGGCATGACAACTGCATCATGTGCGACACCAAGGGGGTGATCTGGCAGGGCCGCACCGAGGGCATGAACCAGTGGAAATCGGCCCATGCGGTGAAGACCGAGGCGCGCACGCTGGAAGAGGCGATGGTGGGGGCGGATGTGTTCCTGGGCGTTTCGGCCAAGGGGGCGGTGACGCCCGAGATGGTGGCGCGCATGGCGGAGAACCCGGTGATCTTCGCCATGGCGAACCCGGACCCGGAGATCACGCCGGAAGAGGCCCATGCGGTGCGGCCCGATGCCATCGTGGCGACGGGGCGGTCGGATTACCCCAACCAGGTGAACAACGTGCTGGGGTTCCCCTATCTGTTCCGGGGCGCGCTGGACATTCATGCCCGGGCGATCAACGACGAGATGAAGGCGGCCTGCGCGCAGGCGCTGGCGAAGCTGGCGCGCGAGGATGTGCCGGACGAGGTGGCGATGGCCTATGGCCGGAAGCTGGCCTTCGGGCGGGATTACATCATCCCCACGCCGTTTGACCCGCGGCTGATCCATGTCATCCCGCCGGCGGTGGCCAAGGCGGGGATGGACACCGGGGTGGCGCGGCGGCCGATCATCGACCTGAAGGCCTATGAGCAGAGCCTGAAGGCGCGGATGGACCCGACGGCGAGCATCCTGCAGGGCATCCATGCGCGGGCGCGGCAGGCGCAGGCGCGGATGATCTTTGCGGAAGGCGATGATCCGCGCGTGCTGCGTGCGGCGGTGGCCTATCAGCGCGCGGGACTGGGCAAGGCGCTGGTGGTCGGGCGCGACCAGGATGTGCGCGAGAAGCTGGAATCGGTGGGCCTGGCCGATGCCATGCGCGAGCTGGAGATCGTGAACGCGGCCAATACGCGGCATCTGGATGCCTACAAGGACTTTCTCTACAGCCGGTTGCAGCGCAAGGGGCATGACCGGCAGGACATCCACCGCCTTGCGGCGCGGGACCGGCATGTGTTTTCGGCGCTGATGCTGGCGCACGGACATGGCGACGGGCTGGTGACGGGGGCGACGCGCAAGTCGGCCTATGTGCTGAGCCTGATCAACCACGTCTTCGATGCCTCGGCGGCGGATGGGGCGGTGGGGGTGACGGCGCTGTTGCACAAGGGGCGGATCGTGCTGATCGCCGATACGCTGGTGCAGGAATGGCCGGAACCCGAGGATCTGGCGAACATCGCCACGGCCGCCGCCCGCGTGGCGCGCAACCTGGGGCTGGAGCCGCGGGTGGCTTTCGTCAGCTTCTCGACCTTCGGATATCCGGTCAGCGAGCGGGCGACGAAGATGCACGACGCGCCGCGCGTGCTGGACGGGCGCCGCGTGGATTTCGAGTATGAAGGCGAGATGACGGTGGATGTGGCGCTGAACCCCGAGATCATGGCGCAATATCCGTTCTGCCGCCTGACCGGCCCGGCCAACATCCTTGTGGTGCCGGCGCGCCATTCGGCATCCATCTCGGTGAAGCTGATGCAGGAGATGGCGGGGGCCACGGTGATTGGCCCGATCCTGACCGGGGTGACGAAGCCGATCCAGATCTGTTCGGTGAACTCTACCGTGAACGACATCCTGAACATGGCAGTGATGGCGGCCTGCCGCGTCGGCTGA